The following are encoded in a window of Prochlorococcus marinus str. MIT 1013 genomic DNA:
- a CDS encoding photosystem I reaction center subunit IV, with protein MSFARKDKVRILRQESYWFNQIGEIVSIDKSPAMRYPVTVKFEKCDFKAFSGVDGGANTSQFSVKELEAAAS; from the coding sequence ATGAGCTTTGCTAGAAAAGACAAGGTTCGCATCTTGCGTCAAGAATCATACTGGTTCAATCAGATTGGAGAAATAGTCTCTATCGATAAATCTCCAGCAATGAGGTACCCAGTAACTGTCAAATTTGAAAAATGTGATTTCAAAGCTTTTAGTGGTGTTGATGGTGGTGCAAATACCAGTCAATTTTCAGTGAAAGAGTTAGAAGCTGCCGCAAGCTAG
- a CDS encoding glycoside hydrolase 100 family protein, with the protein MPARFSQQHQRVRPNSNEDKVVARAKEHFEKTLIEISGDIAGSVAALEHPTKNDALNYGEIFLRDNVPVMIYLLTQKRFDIVKKFLTVSLDLQSTTYQTRGVFPTSFIEEKGNLIADYGQRSIGRITSADASLWWPVLCWLYVKKSGDQSFGTSQQVQRGVQLLLDLVLHPTFEGNPVLFVPDCSFMIDRPMDVWGAPLEVEVLLHACLKSCIQLMELSRKHQKSRLLDQRLVLTRQWVHDLRQFLLKHYWVTSKTMQVLRRRPTEQYGEDQHQNEFNVQPQVVPSWLQDWLENRGGYLIGNIRTGRPDFRFYSLGNSLACMFGVLTAPQQRALFRLVLHNREHLMAQMPMRICHPPMDVEEWQNKTGSDPKNWPWSYHNGGHWPSLLWFFGASILLHEKRYPKADVLLMGQMRALIEECYWSQLNQLPRQKWAEYFDGPTGTWVGQQSRTYQTWTIVGFLLLHHLLRAEPDDVLMLDLEENF; encoded by the coding sequence ATGCCCGCACGTTTTAGCCAACAGCACCAAAGAGTACGTCCCAACTCAAATGAAGACAAAGTTGTGGCAAGAGCTAAAGAGCATTTTGAAAAAACTCTCATTGAAATTTCTGGAGATATTGCAGGTAGTGTCGCTGCCTTAGAGCATCCTACAAAAAATGATGCTCTCAATTATGGAGAGATCTTTTTAAGGGACAACGTCCCGGTAATGATTTATCTACTAACTCAAAAAAGATTTGACATAGTCAAAAAATTCTTGACAGTCAGTCTGGATTTACAAAGCACCACTTATCAAACCAGAGGGGTTTTCCCAACAAGCTTTATCGAGGAAAAAGGAAACTTAATAGCAGATTATGGTCAGAGATCTATAGGAAGAATTACCTCTGCTGATGCGAGCCTATGGTGGCCAGTACTTTGTTGGCTATATGTAAAAAAAAGTGGCGATCAAAGTTTTGGAACAAGTCAACAGGTTCAAAGAGGGGTTCAACTTCTTCTTGATTTAGTTCTACATCCAACTTTTGAGGGTAATCCAGTTTTATTTGTACCAGATTGTTCATTCATGATCGATCGACCTATGGATGTTTGGGGGGCTCCCCTTGAGGTAGAGGTTTTATTGCATGCATGTCTTAAAAGTTGTATTCAATTAATGGAATTAAGCAGAAAACATCAAAAAAGTCGATTACTTGATCAGAGACTTGTTTTAACTCGTCAGTGGGTGCATGACCTTCGACAATTTCTTTTGAAGCACTATTGGGTCACAAGCAAAACAATGCAAGTCCTGAGAAGAAGACCTACCGAGCAATATGGTGAAGATCAACATCAAAATGAATTCAATGTACAGCCTCAAGTAGTCCCTTCATGGCTTCAAGATTGGCTTGAAAATAGAGGTGGATATCTTATCGGAAACATAAGAACTGGTAGGCCAGATTTTCGCTTTTATAGCTTAGGAAATTCCTTAGCATGCATGTTCGGAGTATTGACAGCACCTCAACAAAGAGCCTTATTTCGTCTAGTTCTGCATAATCGGGAACACCTTATGGCTCAAATGCCAATGAGAATCTGCCATCCACCAATGGATGTAGAAGAGTGGCAAAACAAAACCGGTTCAGATCCAAAGAACTGGCCATGGAGTTATCACAATGGCGGGCATTGGCCTAGTCTTTTATGGTTTTTTGGTGCTTCTATACTGCTTCATGAAAAACGTTACCCAAAAGCTGATGTCCTACTAATGGGACAAATGAGAGCTCTTATAGAAGAATGTTATTGGAGTCAGTTGAATCAACTCCCAAGACAAAAATGGGCAGAATATTTTGATGGGCCAACCGGTACGTGGGTAGGTCAACAATCAAGGACTTATCAAACTTGGACTATTGTTGGATTCCTGTTATTGCACCATTTATTAAGAGCTGAACCTGATGATGTCTTAATGCTTGATTTAGAGGAAAACTTCTAG
- a CDS encoding DNA-formamidopyrimidine glycosylase, translated as MPELPEVETVRKGLEKLLNNFYIERVEVLKERSIASSGGSKYFINNIKNSYLGTWERRGKYLLGSLHTKDKNNKGFLVVHLRMTGQFKLIDKQILPCKHTRVRFFEKRGQELRFIDIRNFGQMWFVPSSKPISEIVTGIKKLGPEPFSDIFNSYYLKQYFKNKKRSIKSALLDQEIVAGVGNIYADETLFDAGINPKTESRHLKSHQLKKLCKSLVKILNVSIGEGGTTFSDFRDLEGSNGNYGGQAWVYRRGGKSCKKCGEKILREKICGRSTHWCPNCQK; from the coding sequence TTGCCAGAATTACCTGAAGTTGAGACAGTTAGAAAGGGACTTGAGAAACTTTTAAATAATTTTTATATTGAAAGAGTAGAAGTATTAAAAGAAAGATCAATTGCGAGTAGTGGTGGTTCAAAATATTTCATAAATAATATTAAAAATAGTTATTTAGGTACTTGGGAAAGAAGAGGTAAGTATTTACTAGGCTCACTACATACGAAAGATAAAAATAATAAAGGTTTTCTAGTTGTTCACCTTAGAATGACTGGCCAATTCAAGTTAATAGATAAACAAATACTCCCATGTAAGCATACGAGAGTGAGGTTTTTCGAAAAGAGAGGACAAGAACTTCGTTTTATAGATATAAGAAACTTTGGACAAATGTGGTTCGTACCATCTTCGAAACCAATATCAGAAATCGTAACTGGGATTAAGAAATTAGGTCCAGAACCTTTTAGCGATATTTTTAATAGTTATTATTTAAAACAATACTTTAAGAACAAGAAACGCTCAATTAAATCTGCTTTATTAGATCAAGAAATTGTTGCTGGTGTTGGCAATATATATGCAGATGAAACATTATTTGATGCAGGTATTAATCCGAAAACAGAAAGTAGGCATTTAAAAAGCCATCAATTAAAAAAGCTTTGCAAAAGTCTTGTTAAAATTTTAAATGTAAGTATTGGAGAAGGTGGCACTACTTTTAGTGATTTTAGAGATTTAGAAGGAAGCAATGGAAATTATGGTGGACAAGCCTGGGTATATAGAAGAGGTGGTAAAAGTTGTAAGAAATGTGGAGAGAAGATCTTGAGAGAGAAAATATGTGGGAGAAGCACTCACTGGTGTCCTAATTGCCAAAAATAA
- a CDS encoding lytic transglycosylase — protein MIKKIKKNLGLFYINSIVFLLSIFAFEVNAETKIIAKNGDNLFKISKQYGIPLKELMYKNNITDATKIIEGEIIIIPLKSNNKERKNQYTTYKVIKGDTLYKIARDYNLNLKDIISINNLNNDSYLKLNQIILLPEGAIHKKEINREDFKLARKKVFYHQTSHGEFLSDIAEIHKVPREEIITLNKLNDSEAIDPNTKFKIRVKNRLKWLKYGSITIKWSDWTYFDGNYIAPAKTKKNTSFYLALSCKKRALNNTLNNSYWTSWYFPKNDFEFKLISDFCDKDFKF, from the coding sequence TTGCTTTCGAAGTTAATGCAGAAACAAAGATTATTGCAAAAAATGGCGATAATCTTTTCAAGATATCTAAGCAATATGGAATTCCTCTAAAAGAACTAATGTATAAAAATAATATCACCGATGCAACCAAAATTATAGAAGGAGAAATTATAATAATACCTCTTAAAAGCAATAATAAAGAAAGAAAAAATCAATATACTACTTATAAAGTTATCAAAGGAGATACTCTTTACAAGATCGCAAGAGATTACAACCTAAATTTAAAAGATATTATTTCCATAAATAATCTAAATAATGATTCTTATCTTAAGCTCAATCAGATCATCTTATTACCAGAGGGAGCCATCCATAAGAAAGAAATTAATAGAGAAGATTTTAAATTAGCACGTAAGAAAGTTTTTTATCACCAAACTTCTCATGGAGAATTTCTTTCAGACATTGCAGAGATACATAAAGTTCCAAGAGAAGAAATTATTACTTTAAATAAGTTAAATGATTCTGAGGCAATTGATCCTAATACTAAATTTAAAATAAGGGTAAAAAATCGTTTGAAATGGTTAAAATATGGCTCGATAACAATAAAGTGGTCAGACTGGACATATTTTGATGGCAATTATATTGCTCCAGCAAAAACAAAGAAAAATACATCCTTTTATTTAGCTCTTAGCTGTAAAAAAAGAGCGTTAAATAATACTTTAAATAATTCTTACTGGACAAGCTGGTATTTCCCAAAAAATGATTTTGAATTTAAATTAATTAGTGATTTTTGTGATAAGGATTTTAAATTCTAA